The genomic DNA TGGAATAGGGCAGCGCGGCGGCGGCGTCAAGCGCGTTACCGTGCCGGTTGGTGGTTTTTGGCCGGAGCTAGTCGGCAATCGCAAAGGATCACCCGCGTCTGCGCCTGCGCCCCCCCGACGCGTCCCCGCCGCCTGAGTTGAAATTCAGCTCTGGCAGGGTCAGGATTTTGAACAAATGTGGAAAACCCTCAACCGCATTGGGGATGTTGGAGGCATTGACGAAATGCTCCTGAAAGCGCGGCTCGATTGCGGTCTCGATCTTGTGGATCTGCGCCACGGTCTTTTCCACCTCGGCGCGAGCGCCACGGTTCAGCAGGGCGATCCGCGCGCCGGTGCCTGCGGCATTGCCTGCCGATGTCACCTTGTCCAAGGGCACATCGGGGATCATGCCCAAGACCATCGCATGTTTGGGGCTGATATGCGCGCCAAAGGCGCCGGCCAGCACGATCCGGTCGACATGATCAACGCCGAATTTATCCATCAACAGCCGCGCACCGGAATAGAGCGCGGCCTTGGCCATCTGGATCTCGCGGATATCGCGGTTGGTTACGGTGATCACCGGCCCGCCCGTCGCACTACCATCCCAGACCATATAGGAATGGGTGCGTCCGTCCAGAAAACAGCGCGTCGTGCCGGTTTGCGCCGGAGAGCCGATCAACCCCGGCCCGTCAACGATGCCGGCGATCCGCATCTCGGCCACCATCTCGATAATGCCTGACCCGCAAATGCCGGTGATGCCCGTGCTGGCAACGGCTTCGTCAAAGCCCGGCTCATCAGACCACAGATCCGATCCGATCACCTTGAAGCGCGGCTCTTTGGTGGCGGGGTCAATTTCCACCCGCTCGATCGCGCCGGGGGCGGCACGCTGGCCAGAACTGATCTGCGCGCCCTCAAAGGCCGGGCCGGTGGGCGAGGAACAGGCAAGCACTTTTTCGCGATTGCCCAGCAAAATTTCGGCGTTGGTGCCGACATCGACGATCAACACGAGGTCCTCGGATTTTTCCGGCGCCTCAGAAAGCGCCACAGCGGCGGCATCTGCACCGACATGCCCCGCAATGCAGGGCAGCAGATAGACCCGCGCCGAAGGATGCATCTGCAATTCAAGATCATGCGCTGTCAGGTGCAAACTGCCCGAGGTTGCCAGCGCGAAAGGCGCTTGGCCCAGCTCGAACGGATCAATCCCGAGAAGGAGGTGGTGCATCACGGGGTTGCAGACAAAGACGGCATCCATGATCAGCCCGATATCAATCTCGGCCTCGGCGGCCACTTGGGTGAAAAGCGCGTTCATGCCTGCGCGCACCGCCGTTGTCATATCCGCCGCCCCTGTGGGGTTCATCATCGAATAGCTAACGCGGCTCATCAAATCCTCGCCAAAACGGATTTGCGGGTTCATCAGGCCAGAGGAGGCCAGCACCTCACCGGTGCGCAGGTCGCACAAATGCCCCGCGATGGTGGTGGAACCAAGATCAACCGCCATACCGTAAACCGTGCCCTCATAGAGCCCCGGCCAGATATGCATGATGCGCGGGATGTCGCTTTCTTCGGCACGGTGCAGCGCCACGGTGACCTTCCAGCCCCCCTTGCGCAGGACTGGCTGCAAGGTTGTCAGCACCGACAGATCGGCCCGCAGCTGGCCTATTTGCCATTGATCGCGCAGGGCGGCGGTCAGCCTTTCAAAATCGCCCGAGGGGTCGTGCATGTCAGGCTCGGCCACCTCGACGTAATGCAAGGTCACCGACGGGTCGAGCGTGATTTGCCGCGCTTCGGCACGCTTGCGGATCACCTGTTTGTGCAACTGGCTTTCGGGCGGAACATCGATGACCACATCGCCCTGCACCTTTGCCTGACAGCCCAAGCGCCGCCCCTCGATCAGCCCGCGCTTGGATTTATAGCGTTCCTCCACCGCGTTCCAATCCGACAGCGCATCGGCATCAACCGTCACGCCGTGTTTGGCAAAGGAACCATAGCCGGGGCTGATCTGGCATTTGGAACAAATCCCGCGTCCGCCGCACACACTGTCAAGGTCGACCCCAAGCGCACGCGCCGCCGACAAAACCGGGGTGCCAAGCGCAAAGCGCCCGCGTTTGCCCGAGGGCGTAAAGATCACCAAAGCGTCTTTGCCGGATTCTAGTGCCATGTCGCCCCCCAAGTGCTTTGATCTGTTCTAGGCCGCAGTTCGCAACTTGCATCGCCCCAAAGCGGCGTTTCGCGGCCGGTTGCGCCGCTTGCAAGGATCAAAGTGGGCGGATTTTCAGGGTGGTGATGCGGTTTTCCTTGCGCTGCACCACCTCAAAGCGGAACCCGTGAAAGCTGAAAACCTGCCCCTCACTCGGGATCAGCTGGGCCTCGTGGATCACCAGTCCCGCAACGGTATTGGCCTCATCATCCGGCAGGCCCCAATCGGTGATACGGTTCAAATCGCGGATGGTCATCGCGCCCTCAATCACATAATCACCGGCCTCGGTCCGCGCGAGGGATTGGTCTTTTTCAACAATGTCGAATTCATCGCGGATCTCACCGACGATTTCTTCCAGAATATCCTCCAACGTGATCAAACCGCGCAGGGCACCATATTCATCCACCACCAAGGCAAAATGTGTGCGCCGTTTCAGGAACTGACGCATCTGATCATCCAGAGGTGTTGTTTCCGGCACGAAATAGGGCTTCATCGCAACCTTGAGTATATCCAGCTCATCCAGCTTGGCGATCCGGCCAGACCCCGACCGCAACAGCTTTTCAACCTCACGCAGCAGGTCTTTGGAATGGACCACCCCAAGGATGTTTTCATCATCGCCCAGATAAACAGGCAAACGGGTGTGGGGCGAGGCGAGGACCTGGCTCAGGATATCATTGGGGGCTTTGGCGGCATCGATCATCTCGATCTCGCGGCGGTGGCGCATGATTTCATCAACCGTGCGGTCATGCAGGTCCAGCGCGCCAAGCAGACGGTCGCGGTCTTCTTTTTGCACAGCCCCTTCGGAATGGCCAAGGGCGATGGCGCCGGCGATTTCCTCCCGCAGGGCAAGGAATTTACTGTCGGGATCGGTGCGCACGCCAAACAAATACAAGATACCGCGCACAAGCCGACGCACAAGGTTCACCACGGGCGAGAACACCGGAATGATCAGCCGGATCACCGGGGCGACACGCGATGCGGCAAGCTCTGCGTTGGTGATGGCATAGGTTTTGGGGAGCACCTCGGCAAAGATCAGCACAAGCGCCGTCATCACAAGCGTGGCCAGCGCCACACCGCTTTCGCCAAAGACCCGCGTCATCAAGGCGGTCGCCAGCGCCGCCGACAAGATGTTGACCACGTTATTGCCCAGCAGCAACGCCCCGATCAACTTTTCGCTGTCATCGGTCACTTCCAGCGCGCGTTCCGCCCCCTTGGAACCGCGATCCGCCTGCGCGCGCAGCTTGCCGCGCGACGCCGCCGTCAGCGCGGTTTCAGAGCCGGAGAAAAACGCCGATAGCACCAGCAGGCCCAAGATTGCGCCGGCCGTCAGCCACAGTCCCGTGTCGAAAACAGTCTCGTTCACAATAAATCCTTATGTCTTGTCGGGGTCTTGGGTTTTGCAGGCCAGCGGGTGATGTTCCAACACCAGAGATTTCAAATGCTCATCCAGAACATGGGTGTAAATCTCGGTCGAGGAAAGGTCCGCATGGCCCAAAAGTGTCTGGATTACCCGCAAATCGGCACCGCCGGCCAAAAGATGGGTGGCAAAAGCGTGACGCAGGGTATGGGGGGTGACGTTTTGCGCATCCAGCCCCGCCTTGACGGCCAGGGATTTGAGCAGCACAAAAAACTGTTGCCGCGTGACATGCCCCGCAACACCGCGCCCGGGAAACAAATACCGCGAGGGCTTTTTGCCCTTGGCCATTGCGGCTTCTTCAGCCTCGTCGCGCAAAAGCAGCCACTCGGCCAGCACAGCTTTGGCGGGGGTGGACAGCGGCACCATGCGTTCTTTGCCGCCTTTGCCGCGCACCAGAAGCATCGCCGGATTGCCCCGCGCGGCGGCCACCGGCAGCTCCACCATTTCCGACACCCGCATGCCGGTGGCATAGATCAATTCCAGCATGCAGCTGTTGCGCAGGCAATCCATGGGGGTGCGGCCACTGTCTTTGGCCACCTCCAGCAGCGCCTCGACTTGCGGCCATTCCAGCGTTTGCGGCAGCTTGAGGCTGCGCCCCGGTCCTTTGATCCTGATGCCCGGATTGTCACCGCGCCAACCCTCGTCAAAGGCGAACCGGTAAAGCTGGCGGATGGCAGAAAGCCTGCGCGCGCGGGTGGATTTGGACAGGCCCTGCGCCTCACAAAAAATCAGGTAGGCCTCGATATCTTCGCGTTGGGCGGTGACAAATGCCTTACCTTTCCCGTCAAGCCAGCGGCCAAAATCCACCAGATCGCGCCCGTAAGCCAGCTGCGTGTTGCGCGCGGCGTCAAGCTCGGCTGCCTGTGCCTCTAGAAAGGTGGAAATCCAGCGGTCATGTTCCGCGCTCATCCCCGGCGCTCCAGCAAGATCAGCTCCAATGCGGTGCGGCGGGCCAGATCCTCTAGCCCGACATGGCGAAACAGGGCCAGCCCCTCGGTGACGCCGCGTAGATCGCCGTGCAGGCCACGCTCTATCCGGTCGACGGCGTGCAAGATTGCCTCTCCCAGACGCTGTTCCTCTAGCAGCGCCAGCAGATCGGCGGGGGGCGCTGCGCGCAAAAATGCAGGCGCGATGGCCCGCGAAAGGTTGTCGGGCGGGGTGACGCCTTGCAAGCTGCCACGCGCGATGCCGATCAAGAAGGCCTCTTGGGTGTTGGCTGGCGTATACTCCAGTGCTGCCGCCTCATATTGGGATGACAGAAGCGCGATCTCAAAGGCCAAAGTCTTGGCATCATCCATCAGGGGCAGGCGCATGAGCCGTTCGGCAAACAGCTCTGCAAAGGGAGCCTCAAGCCCCGCCTCGACCATCATTTCCCATGCGTTGGGCAGGGCGAGGGCGACCGCACCCGGATCAGCAGCCTTGAGGGCGGTGTCAAAGCGCTGCACTGCCTCTACCCGGTCCCAGACCCCGCCCGAGGCGGCAGGCAAACGTTCAGAATAAATCCCGATCAAGCGGTTGGGCGATAGGACCGAGGCGCGGCCCAGACGTTCGGCGGCGTCCAGCTTGGCCTTCCAGCCGGCGGCTTCACGCAGCTCGGCATGGGCAAAGGCAATCGGCAGATGGATCGTGGGCAGGCTTTCGCCAATCGCCTCAAGCATGCGCCAGGCAAGCGGGGTCACGGGGGCGGGAGGGGTCAGGGGCGGCTCCCCCTCATAAAGGTCGGGATCAAGAAACCGCGACAAAAGCGCATCATCCGAGGCTTCGACATAGCCCAACGCCTGCGCCATGCGCAGCGTCAACGCCGCCCCAGTCCAATCGCCGGATCGCGCAAGGCAAAAGATCCGCGCAGGGTAGGTGGGCGCCAGATCGGGCGATTTGTGCAAATGTGCGCAGGCGTCATCTTCATGGCCGGTCAACATCGAAATATCGAAATAGCGGCGAAAAACCTGCGGCGTCATTTTGCCGGTGGCGGCGATCAGGGCGTTCGCCTCATCCAATGCGCCCATATCCAGCAGTTTGTCGATGCGCGCCATCAGCAAAATACCGCGCCCGTCTGCATCGGCAGGCGCATTTGCCTGTGCCAGCATCAGGGTCATCATCACCCGTTGGAGCGAGGGCAGGGCATCATCGCGCCGCGTAGAAATAAGGGCTGCGATCTGTTCGGTTTCGCCCAAGCCCCAAAGATTGCGCGGCAGCCCCGTAACGCGAGAGGCCAGAACCCCCGCCGCATCCGGTGACGGCCCATCCAGCCGTGAGACGATAACCCTTTGCGGCATGGCACTGCCCACCCCTGTCACGCCCGGCTCTTTCAGGGCGGGTTTGGCGGCGGGGGTTGCGACCGAACTGGATAGCCAGTCAATCGCGGAAAGCGGTGCTTCGGCATGGGCGGCAAGCGGGGCAAGGCCCAATGTCGCGCAAAAAAGTACCGCCCAAGGCCTTGGCCTAATCGACATCAAGGACCACCGGTTTGGTCACCGTTTCCTGACTGGGCGACAGATCCCCCAGATAGGCAAAGCCCGCGAGGCCCAAAAATCCGAAAACCAACAATATCAACACGGCCTTAAAAATAATCAGTTTCATGCTGCTGCTTTCTTGCCAAACCTCATTCGCCGACTGTGCATCCCGTAGCCAAAGGGCAAATCCCCCCGTGAACCACCGCTGCATTCGGTCTCTCTGGCTTGCCTTATATACGCATTCCGGGATGAGTTCACGCCCTCAAGCAAGATTATGCAACGATTTTAGCAAGGGATTGCCGATGTTCGCCATGGGGGCAGGGTGCTTGGGGCTGGACAGGGGCCAAGCGAGGCCGTTATTGGAGGAGGACGGGCACAGAATAGGTGGGGAACGGCTTGGAGATGCGGTTGAAGAAGTCAGTGGTCATGGTCGGGATGATGGGATCGGGCAAGACCGCGATCGGCACCCAGCTTGCCCGGCTTCTGGAGGTGCCTTTCATCGATTCCGATGATGCCATCGTCGAGGCCGCCAACCGCTCAATCGCCGAGATATTTGAACGTGAGGGCGAGGCTTTCTTTCGCCAAAAGGAAACCCAAGTGCTGGAGCGGCTGCTTGAAGGCCCGCCTTGTGTTCTGTCAACCGGCGGTGGGGCCTTCATCGCGCAGGCCAACCGAAACGCGATTGCGGCCAAGGGGGTTTCTGTCTGGTTGCGCGCCGATCTTGATCTGTTGTGGCAACGTGTGCGGCACAAAAGCACCCGGCCACTTTTGCACACCCCGAACCCCCGTGCCACCTTGGCCGAGATTTTCCGGGCCCGCGTGCCGATTTATGCCAAGGCAGATTTGACGGTGGATTCCGCCCCCAATCTGTCAATCGATGATATGGCCCACCGGGTCCGAGAGGCGCTTTTGACCCGCGCCGATGTTTTGGAAGGATAAGCCATGCAAACCGATATCGTCCGTGTGGCCCTTGGATCACGCAGCTATGACGTGCGGATCGCGGATGGGTTGATTGACAAGGCAGGCGCTGAAATTGCACCGTTTTTGCCACGCCGTCGTGTGGCCATCGTTACCGATGAAAACGTAGGCGCCTTGCATTTGGCGCGCTTGCAAGCCGCCCTTTCGGAGGCGGGCATTGAAAGCACGGCATTAACTCTGCCTGCGGGCGAGGGGACCAAAAGCTGGCCGCATTTCTCGCGCTGTGTTGAATGGCTGCTGGATCAAAAGGTTGAACGCAAAGATCTTGTAATCGCTTTTGGTGGCGGGGTGATTGGGGACTTGGTGGGCTTTGCCGCCTCTGTGCTGCGGCGCGGGGTGGGTTTTGTGCAGATCCCGACCAGTTTGCTTGCGCAGGTCGACAGTTCGGTCGGGGGGAAAACCGGCATTAACGCACCGCAGGGCAAAAACCTGATCGGGGCGTTCCATCAACCCCGTCTTGTGCTGGCCGATATTGGCCTGCTTGGCACGCTGACGGCGCGCGACTTTCTGTCCGGCTACGGCGAGGTGGCCAAATACGGGCTGCTGGGCGATGACGTGTTTTTTAACTGGTTGGAACAAAACGGCCCGGCCTTGGCACGCGGCGATGTGGCCTTGCGCCAATATGCTGTGCGCCGCTCGGTCGAGATGAAGGCCGAGATTGTGGCCCGCGACGAAACTGAGGAAGGCGACCGCGCGCTGTTGAACCTTGGCCATACCTTTTGCCACGCGCTGGAAAAGGCGACGGGCTTTGGCGACCGCCTGCTGCACGGTGAGGGCGTGGCCGTCGGCTGTGCATTGGCCTTTGAGCTGAGCATGCGTTTGGGCCTGTGCAGCCAAGAGGCCCCCAGCCGAGTACGTGCGCATTTGCGGGCCATGGGCATGAAGGTGGATATCGCCGATATCGCGGGCGATCTGCCCGATGCCGAAACCCTGCTGGACCTGATGGGGCAGGACAAGAAAGTGGTCGATGGCAAGCTGCGCTTTGTCTTGGCGCGCGGGATCGGGGACAGCTTTGTGTCGGGGGATGTCCCGCGTGATGTCGTGCTTGGCCTGCTGCAACACGCCTTGCGCGGCCGTTAACCCCCAAACTTGGTTTTCGTCTGGCGCATAGCGCAAACTGGGTCAATCAATGCGCCGAATACTGCGGAGGGACTTACTTTGACGCAACCAACGGCTCCTATCATTTTCGACGGGCATAACGACCTGCTGTTCCAGCTTTATACGGCGGGTGGCCTTTCGGCGGCTCCGGGCTTTTTGACCGGCCTGCCGGGGGCAATTGATGTGCCTAGCGCCAAGGCTGGCGGCTTTGGCGGCGGTTTCTTTGCTGTCTATGTTCCGTCCCACACCAATCTGGATGAAAAGCTGGCCGAGATGTCCAAGCCGCAATACCGGCTGCCGCTGCCCGAGCCGATCTCGTGGGAAGCTGCAATGCCGGTGGTGATGACACAAGCCGCGATCCTGTTTGAGCTGGAGCGTCTTGGCGGGCTGAAAATTTGCCGCACGGTGGTTGATATCCGCGCAGCTCTGGACGCAGGCATCATGGCCGCGATTTTCCATATGGAAGGGGCAGAGGCGATTGACCCCGATCTGCACACGCTGGATGTGCTTTATCAAGCCGGTCTGCGCTCCCTTGGGCCGGTCTGGAGCCGGAACACGATCTTTGCAGAGGGCGTGCCTTTTTGTTTCCCCAGCACCCCCGATATCGGGGGCGGGCTGACCGGGGCAGGGGTGCAGCTGGTCAAACGTTGCAATGAACTGGGCATCATGCTCGATCTGTCGCATATGAACGAGGCGGGCTTTTGGGATGTTGCGCGCCATTCGGATGCGCCTTTGGTCGCAACCCATTCCAACGCCCATGCCATTGCCCCGCACAGCCGCAACCTGACCGACGCGCAACTCGATGCTATTCGGGGCAGCGACGGTATGGTCGGATTGAACTTTGCGGTGGCCTTCTTGCGCGATGACGGCCAGATGCAGGCCGATGTACCCATTGCCCAAATGCTGCGCCACCTTGACTATCTGCTTGAAAAGCTTGGCGAGGATCGTGTCGGGCTCGGCTCGGATTATGACGGGGCGATGGTGCCGCAAGAGCTGACGCGTATTTCCGCCCTTCCGATGTTGCGCGCGGCAATGGAGCAGCACGGCTACGGAGACGCCCTGATTGCAAAGCTGTGCCATGAGAACTGGCTACGGGTTCTGGAGAAAACTTGGGGGGCGTAACGCCACCCCGACACCTTCAGCGGCACCGCAACTGCAGGGACCGATTATATATCCGCTGTAGTGGCCCTTTTCATCATGGGCTGCTTTTGAACAAACGACCAGACATTAAGATTTCCTGCCGGGGATGCAGGGCTTGACGGCCTGCATCCCTCAAGGCGGTTAATATGACCTGCGCCTCGCTTTGCTGCCGCCCGTTTTTTAACCGGCCTATGGGGGATGCATGAATGTCCGCAAATGCCGGAATGGTATAAAAGTTCAGAAGTAACTTGGATTTGAACGGGGTTTTGGCAGCCTGAAATGTGATGGCTCGCATTTTGCCCAAAACACCCGATTTTGTGCAACCAACGATAAGGGTGAGAGGCTGGACCTTTCTTGCGGCTATAATAGCGTTCACAGAGAGGAGAAGCATTTTGATCGCAAGCGTTGCCCGTCCCGGCAAGTTTCTACCAACCAGATGGACAGCTAATTTAAAGGGGCCCATGTACTTAGGGGTCAGGCCACATAACCAAAAGATAACGGCTGCGGCGAGAGCGATTGCTGAGAGGAAGACGGTTGGGGATCTGTCGTAGCGTGTTGAGATGCGTCGCCAATCCTTGAGCCTGCCGAACATCCTCTCAATGTGTTACCTGGCAGCGCATGTTTACATGCGCGAGAAGGCGGTTACGTCGTTTGTAGCGGCGCTTGTCGTACTTGACGGTCTTCTTGCGCGACTTGCGACCGGGGATGCAGGGCGTTGTGCCTTTGTCCACAAGGGATTCACGGAACCAATCAGCATCATACCCTCGATCAGCGAGAAGCCATTCGGCGGTCGGCAGACCATTCATTAAGGCGGCTGCACCAGTATCTGACTTGTCCTGCTGTGATGAAGAGGCGTATTGGTCGTCTGCTGGTGTCAGTGACAGCATATAGCTTTGTCCCTCTGAGAGTGTCCGATCTTCTGTGTAACTGCGCTTTGGTCCATGCTTCCTAAGAGGAGCAAGGACGATGACAATTTCCAAGGAATTACTGGACGAACTGCTGAAGGGCTGCGAGCGGCCTGAAGATCTGCTTGGCGATGCCGGGCTGATGAAAGAGCTCAAGATCAGGCTGATGGAGCGGATGCTTGGGGCCGAGTTGACCGCGCATCTGGGTTATGAGGACGGCAAAGACGCCCCACCGAACCAACCGAACCGACGCAATGGCACTACCAGCAAGCGCCTGAAGGGCCAGGACGGCGAGGTGCCGATTTCGGTGCCGCGCGACAGAGACGGCAGTTTTGAGCCGGAGTTGGTGAAGAAGGGCCAGACTCGGATTGACGGCATGGAGTGAGGAGGATCAGAAAACAGCGTGGGGCGCTGTTTTCCCGACGAACAAGATCATCGGCCTCTACGCCGCCGGTCTGACGGTGCGCGACATCCGCGCCCATCTCGAGGACGTCTACGGTCTTCAGGTGTCACCGGACCTGATCAGTCGCGTCACTGACGCAGTGCTGGACGAGGTGCGCGAATGGCAGTCTCGCGCGCTGGACCGGATGTATCCCATCG from Pseudorhodobacter turbinis includes the following:
- a CDS encoding ASKHA domain-containing protein translates to MALESGKDALVIFTPSGKRGRFALGTPVLSAARALGVDLDSVCGGRGICSKCQISPGYGSFAKHGVTVDADALSDWNAVEERYKSKRGLIEGRRLGCQAKVQGDVVIDVPPESQLHKQVIRKRAEARQITLDPSVTLHYVEVAEPDMHDPSGDFERLTAALRDQWQIGQLRADLSVLTTLQPVLRKGGWKVTVALHRAEESDIPRIMHIWPGLYEGTVYGMAVDLGSTTIAGHLCDLRTGEVLASSGLMNPQIRFGEDLMSRVSYSMMNPTGAADMTTAVRAGMNALFTQVAAEAEIDIGLIMDAVFVCNPVMHHLLLGIDPFELGQAPFALATSGSLHLTAHDLELQMHPSARVYLLPCIAGHVGADAAAVALSEAPEKSEDLVLIVDVGTNAEILLGNREKVLACSSPTGPAFEGAQISSGQRAAPGAIERVEIDPATKEPRFKVIGSDLWSDEPGFDEAVASTGITGICGSGIIEMVAEMRIAGIVDGPGLIGSPAQTGTTRCFLDGRTHSYMVWDGSATGGPVITVTNRDIREIQMAKAALYSGARLLMDKFGVDHVDRIVLAGAFGAHISPKHAMVLGMIPDVPLDKVTSAGNAAGTGARIALLNRGARAEVEKTVAQIHKIETAIEPRFQEHFVNASNIPNAVEGFPHLFKILTLPELNFNSGGGDASGGRRRRRG
- a CDS encoding HlyC/CorC family transporter; protein product: MNETVFDTGLWLTAGAILGLLVLSAFFSGSETALTAASRGKLRAQADRGSKGAERALEVTDDSEKLIGALLLGNNVVNILSAALATALMTRVFGESGVALATLVMTALVLIFAEVLPKTYAITNAELAASRVAPVIRLIIPVFSPVVNLVRRLVRGILYLFGVRTDPDSKFLALREEIAGAIALGHSEGAVQKEDRDRLLGALDLHDRTVDEIMRHRREIEMIDAAKAPNDILSQVLASPHTRLPVYLGDDENILGVVHSKDLLREVEKLLRSGSGRIAKLDELDILKVAMKPYFVPETTPLDDQMRQFLKRRTHFALVVDEYGALRGLITLEDILEEIVGEIRDEFDIVEKDQSLARTEAGDYVIEGAMTIRDLNRITDWGLPDDEANTVAGLVIHEAQLIPSEGQVFSFHGFRFEVVQRKENRITTLKIRPL
- a CDS encoding site-specific tyrosine recombinase XerD; protein product: MSAEHDRWISTFLEAQAAELDAARNTQLAYGRDLVDFGRWLDGKGKAFVTAQREDIEAYLIFCEAQGLSKSTRARRLSAIRQLYRFAFDEGWRGDNPGIRIKGPGRSLKLPQTLEWPQVEALLEVAKDSGRTPMDCLRNSCMLELIYATGMRVSEMVELPVAAARGNPAMLLVRGKGGKERMVPLSTPAKAVLAEWLLLRDEAEEAAMAKGKKPSRYLFPGRGVAGHVTRQQFFVLLKSLAVKAGLDAQNVTPHTLRHAFATHLLAGGADLRVIQTLLGHADLSSTEIYTHVLDEHLKSLVLEHHPLACKTQDPDKT
- a CDS encoding shikimate kinase — encoded protein: MEMRLKKSVVMVGMMGSGKTAIGTQLARLLEVPFIDSDDAIVEAANRSIAEIFEREGEAFFRQKETQVLERLLEGPPCVLSTGGGAFIAQANRNAIAAKGVSVWLRADLDLLWQRVRHKSTRPLLHTPNPRATLAEIFRARVPIYAKADLTVDSAPNLSIDDMAHRVREALLTRADVLEG
- the aroB gene encoding 3-dehydroquinate synthase — protein: MQTDIVRVALGSRSYDVRIADGLIDKAGAEIAPFLPRRRVAIVTDENVGALHLARLQAALSEAGIESTALTLPAGEGTKSWPHFSRCVEWLLDQKVERKDLVIAFGGGVIGDLVGFAASVLRRGVGFVQIPTSLLAQVDSSVGGKTGINAPQGKNLIGAFHQPRLVLADIGLLGTLTARDFLSGYGEVAKYGLLGDDVFFNWLEQNGPALARGDVALRQYAVRRSVEMKAEIVARDETEEGDRALLNLGHTFCHALEKATGFGDRLLHGEGVAVGCALAFELSMRLGLCSQEAPSRVRAHLRAMGMKVDIADIAGDLPDAETLLDLMGQDKKVVDGKLRFVLARGIGDSFVSGDVPRDVVLGLLQHALRGR
- a CDS encoding dipeptidase, with the translated sequence MTQPTAPIIFDGHNDLLFQLYTAGGLSAAPGFLTGLPGAIDVPSAKAGGFGGGFFAVYVPSHTNLDEKLAEMSKPQYRLPLPEPISWEAAMPVVMTQAAILFELERLGGLKICRTVVDIRAALDAGIMAAIFHMEGAEAIDPDLHTLDVLYQAGLRSLGPVWSRNTIFAEGVPFCFPSTPDIGGGLTGAGVQLVKRCNELGIMLDLSHMNEAGFWDVARHSDAPLVATHSNAHAIAPHSRNLTDAQLDAIRGSDGMVGLNFAVAFLRDDGQMQADVPIAQMLRHLDYLLEKLGEDRVGLGSDYDGAMVPQELTRISALPMLRAAMEQHGYGDALIAKLCHENWLRVLEKTWGA